In Choristoneura fumiferana chromosome 4, NRCan_CFum_1, whole genome shotgun sequence, the sequence CTGATTGTGGTAAGTATTATAACAATATACGTATCTAGTACCTAGTTGATTTAAGGCCGGGATACGACGAGAGGAGAAAGCAATAGCAACAGTAGACCTGTAGAACTGTGATCTCCTTTACCTCACTTTTCCCGGCCTTCGGCTAAGTTACGTAAGCCAATATCACTGTAAAGTTTGTCCTCAAATAGATGTGATGTGAATATGTGTAAAACAATTTTGGTTATAATTCCAGTGGCTTGCGCGGTTGGTACATACCTGGACGGAGCAAGCGACACTTGTCAGCCATGCCCATCTGGCACATATCAATCGGAGGCTGGCCAGTTGCAATGTACCCCTTGCCCGGCCATCGCTGGACAACCCGGAGTCACACAAGCAACGGGAGCTCGAAGCGCAGCTGATTGTAAAGGTAAATAAACCTTTTCCAATGCATTACCTAAAAAAAgccaattaaataattaactgaAACCAATTTAGAGataggccgtattgtctaacgcgctgaggTTCATgggcattcaccatctctttgtAACCTCGTCTTAGTGGTGACAACGATTgtaattccaagtgtgttagaaaTATAAGGATttgtaaaaaaagataaaaatctgAAACGTTGTTTTAGATCTATCTTCTGCTTTATTGCTCCAGAAGATAGTCCTAGACCTAGAGGACTACATTTTCAACTTTCTATAATTCCGCTTTCCATGGAGTACGATATGCTTCTATTACATTCGAATCCTACAGCTTTTGCTTTACCAATGAGTAAATAACTGATGTGATTGTATGCTCTGCGGGCATTCTTCTATGCAGTCTACTTCATTCCTGAGGTTCAAATTATGGTCCCAAAGAAagaacagcgccgttcgcaacACCCGCAATTTTGCTGATTTGGAACTATTTCGtgtttttgttatgctacgctactttgtcacgaagaaattatttctatttctatttctaatgtTTCACCAACTTTTTCCAGAGAGGTGCGCTGCGGGTAAATACTACGACGCTGAGGCGGACCTTTGCAGACCTTGCGGACATGGATCGTACCAGCCCCGCGAAGGAGCCTTCTCTTGCCTGGCCTGCCCGAGAGGACAGACTACTCGCGCCACTGAAGCCGTGTCTGCGGCTGAGTGCCGAGACGACTGTCCTTCAGGTAAAATAGTAACAAATATACTTTATCAAATTGAAACTGCGAAAGCGTTAAAGGATAAATAGATAAATGTGACTGTTTAATAAACACAAGGGCCTTAGGCGAGTGATTCTCTTTAACAATCCGAAGATTGTTCTTTAAGAGAACAGTATTCAGATTATAACAATATTGAATCCAATAATCAGACTACGTTCGTCATTCTGCAATATCTACCTATAACTACGACGAGTACCTATAGGTCCtaatttaagtaaatacttattaaGCACTAGCCTCAACGTAAGCCAATAAGTAACTTAAATTAGTTAGGTATACCtaacaaatttaattacttagcCTGTTAAATTTGggcctaaaatctaaactaatatGTATAAGGGAAACACATTTGACTGTAATGGATGAACTTAAAAACCCTTAACCCTTTAGAAAGCTATATTTTATTCAGCGAGTAAAGTTCTCGCAGGATGCATGCGATGTCGCGACGCGAGCAACAGCTATTGTCTTAGCCACAGAGCAAGTTATCTCGATACTCCTATTAATTCGGTTGCGGTTCCACCACTCTCCACTATAAGTGATCGCTGAACCTTGACTGGAATCCTCTAACTCAGCTCAGCCATACTCAACCTTTTTTTGTATGAGCCACATGTGGGCCACAGGTTTCTTGTCAACACCATTAAAGACCAACAGAAGCTTGGCAGGCCGCAAATTGAATACAGCTGCTCTAACCCAACGCTCGTCTTTCAGGAGAACAACTAGGCAGCGACGGGGGCTGCGAGCCATGCCCACGGGGCACTTGGCGCGCGCTCGGCAGCGGGGCTGCTTGCGCCTCCTGCCCACCAGGCACAACTACTCCGCAAAGCGGTGCGTCCAGCGCTGATCAATGTTCGCTGCCGGTCTGCAGAGCTGGTAAGCATacctattttaaaacttttgatAAATTAGAACCTCTTTATCTTGCTCCTAAACCACCACCTTACTTCTTCCTCTGCACTTTCTTTTCTGTCTTAAATCCTTTGAGTCTTAGGTCGACCACTGATCTACCGAGAACAGAATCCGGGTTCATCGTTCTGATCAGCATATTCAGCATGCTGTACCGTGTAGATTCTTTGCTGACCAGACATTCTTGACGACCCGGGTAGGTCGGTAGGTATGTGACGAGTGGTACATTTGGTGCTGCATTCTAGCCTTCCGTTTTAAATTCTTTCTTATTTTCTTACTAGAACAGAATGGAAGCGTTAGTTCTGTGGCCGACGATAAACGCTGTATGTATAAATGGTTATTGCAGTTTCGGGACACAAGAAGAGTTATGTGTTTATCGCTGATTTACATCATTTTGCGTTCATATGGTAGCTGCTTAGAGCCAAAACGCTTGTTTAAGCAAGCCAATATAATTAAATCACACTCGGAGCAAATTGAATCTCGCCCAATTACTAACGAATCTAATCAACTCTACAGGTTCATACCTCAACGTGACCTTAAACACATGCATCCAGTGCAAGAAGGGAACTTATCAAGCGGAGGCGCAGCAGACGCAGTGCGTGCCTTGTCCGATCAACACCAGCACGAGAGGACCCGGCGCTGTAAGTTATGCCATAGAAACCACCTAGGGACACCTCatataaaaagtaacaaacctttacctatgttttacagataaataaatgattgattgattgattgttatAGCGAAACGTACCTAGTCGTATGTTCTGGCAATAATGCGAAATTAACATAAGATATCAAGTGTTTATGAGTAAGAATATTATGGCTAATACTTTCAAGCTGCAGTTTTGAAAATGCTTTAGAATGTTTGGGCTACTTTTACTTCACTATGGCTAAAGTTGTTACAACACAAAAATGAGGGGCCATTTTCCTCAAGTTTTAATCGAGATGGAGCGAAAATTTTACTTGgtcttatataaaataaaataaaaacacaatactTATGCTCCTTGGAGTTAGTCGAAGGCATCCAGCTCGACACTACTTTTTCGGGATTTATAAGGCCGAACGTGTAGGACCTACACTACCTACACTGTAAGTAGGTCCTTCGAAAATTTCTGttcaaaatagtttatttcattatttattacttacccACGTGATGTTACTTTACAGACAGCCGAATCGGAATGCACGAACCCATGTGAGATGAGCGGCCCTGAAATGCACTGTGACACCAACGCGTACTGTCTGCTCATACCGGAGACCAGCGATTTCAAGTGCCAATGCAAGCCTGGTTTTAACGGCACCGGAAAAGTCTGTATAGGTAAGATTTGTTTTCACTACTGACTGATGTGCCAAagaaaactttccaaaattgcagattttttcaataggaaaatttcggaaacttgtCACAATTTTGCATGgagattgaaactttccgtttgttaaatttaaatttcctaaaaCTTTTTGGAACTTGAACATCTGTAATTTTCACCACTTAGGTAATAGATGATCGAATATCAAGCAGTAACGAGGCGGGGACTAAAATTATAAACTGTTGCATTACTTCTTCCCGCCTGTATTAACTTTAGAGGgatatttcgtcactactttttaaaaagcttgtatataCCTCAAAATCGTCAAtctttctgagtgaactttatgtaGTTACGTAAATTATTTCAAGGATCAATTTTGTTGCCGTAtcgatttgagatacgagattttctAAGTAGTAACGATTTGTAGTCCTCTCTAAACTCCtcacatataagtacctacctaatgattTTTTATGTACGGTCAAGAGCATAAATATattacgttaccaagacgtcaaaaatatctatacacctttatgccactaaacataaggtctatgtatacatattttgacgctatggctgtatagatatttatgctcttgactgtacagtcgaataaactgaatcacgtaggtaccatggtggaacctttgtgctactaatgacATGTTGACATCCCTGACCTTTGTCATAGAAATCATAGCGTATTTCCTCAACTGTAACTGAATCTTGAATGACTCTAACCCTCATTTCTTTACCTTACCTACTTGAAAACGCCTAAACTTATCTGTCTCTGATCTATATTACAAATCTTGATCATTTGTAACAGTACAGGTGCTCGTTTGTTTCGCCTATTTCATTACTTTAGCTAAGTAACAGGAGGAATTTGAAAGTCAAGGTCTGTGCCTTAtggttgataaataaattatcataaactTATTTCAGATGTATGTCTGGAATTCTGCGACAACGGTGGCGAATGTGTGAAGGATACAAGGGGAGAGCCATCATGCAGATGTACTGGATCTTTCACCGGCCGCCATTGCAGGGATAAGAGTGAATTCGCTTACATCGCCAGCGGGGTCGCGGGCGGAGTCATCTTCATCATATTCCTGGTGCTGCTTGTATGGATGATTTGCGCTCGGTTAGTATATTACCTTTATGTACTTACATGATAGAGacttgcgggcaaccggtggatgcaagtggcgagttgtcgttcattgtggcgttctaagctAAAGctaggcttttgttcagcagtggatgtcttcctgctgatgatgatgatgacacgaTAGAGCTTGCTATTTGATATGTCATGAGCCAGCTACAGGAGATGTAGAAacgatttaaattttttgctaaaGGGAAATAGCTAAAGGCTTTTTGAATCTAAGTAACAATTTTCTGCTGcgtataatgaaaaaaaagctGGAACTTCGCGCCCGTTGCTGCTAGCGGCAGTCTTTCTTTCTCATTTTtgcaattaagtaggtatatttacttATCGACTTACTTATCACCAGATCGACGAAGAAGAAGGAACCAAAGAAAACTCTAACGCCAGCTATCGACCAAAACGGCTCGCAAGTAAACTTCTACTACGGAGCACACACGCCATACGCGGAGTCTATCGCACCCTCACATCACTCCACGTACGCTCATTACTACGACGACGAAGAAGACGGATGGGAGATGCCGAACTTTTACAATGAAACGTACATGAAAGAAAGTTTGCACAACGGCATGAATGGGAAAATGAACAGTTTAGCGAGATCTAACGCGAGTATTTACGGGACCAAGGAGGACCTCTACGACAGACTAAAGAGGCATGCGTACCCGGGTAAGAAAGGTCAGTAGTTCGGCACTTAGATTAGCAACACCTTTATGTCTTCATTGCAGCTCACGCACGCTGGTGCTACGGCTCTACGTACAAAATTCTATAACTTTACTAGTTCAAAATAGTTACTGAGACAAGTTTTGGATATGAACATATGTGTATGTATTGTACATCGATATATATGTATGCCATCTGTGTCTATTGATGACTATCTTTTTGATATGTATCGGAACGCACGCGTGCAAAGCACATTGGATTGAATTGTTAAGCCACCCCAACGCCTAAATTTATAAGGGGAGTATTGATATGTATCGGAACGCACGGGTTTTGACAGCTAGGGGAGAGACTTTTCGGCAAGCAAGCACATGGCGTGTCCTGCATTTCAAAGTGATTTTATAGTTTGCACATAGTCTCAACTGCCCATTTTCTTTTAGGACTGGTACTAAAGGTGTACCCCAATTTGTATTCTCAACTTTTGTGATGACACCTTCCTTTTCTAACTTGGACAATTCACTATCAACCTTTTCTCTATAAGCATGTGGAATAGGTCTTGGTTTGTGGAAAATAGGCTTTACATTTTCATCTAACAATtctaacttaattttttcacctTCAATTTTGCCTAATTCTGGCTTGAAAACATCACAAAATTTTTGTACTACAGAATCTAATGTTGGAATCACTTCACTTTGTAACAAATGTAATGGAATATAGTTTTTCATTTCTGCTTtaaatttttctattaaatCTCTACCAAACAAACATTTACAACCGTTTTTTACAATCAGTAATGCGcaatttattttcttgttattatACTTTAAAGGAACAGTAATCTTACCCAAAGGCTTGACAATTTGGCCATTATATGTCTTTAACTCACAGTTTGCTGGTTGAAGCTGAAAATcagaaaagatttttttgtatgtttcctCGGGAATACATGATACAGCCGCACCAGTGTCTAATTCCATATTTAACTTTTTCAAACCCATGCAACACTCAACCATATATGGTGCcacataatttatatttaaaattgacTCTTCAACAGTAAAAATGTCCACTAACCCACTTTCATCCTCCTCTTCTTGCACCTCCAATGTATGAGTTGGCTTACTTTTGCAGACCAAAGCCAAATGCCCAATTTTTCCACATGATTTGCacttatatgttttatatttacactTGGCAAAGGAATGGTTAGGCTTGCCACAATGTACACACAAAAGCACATCGGCCTCCGCAACCCTCTTCTCTACTGCTTTAACCTTATTGACGTAGACATTTTCTGGTCTTTCCAGTAAAGCAGATTCCTTGTTAAGAGCTATGTCTAACAAATCCGCTATTGCCTTGGAGATTGGCTCTTCACACAACCTTTCAAATATTTGACCTGATCGAAAACCCGTAACAAACTTGTCCTTCACTCTTTGTTCAAAATCTGTACCAAACTCGCATTCAGCAGCCATTTCCCTTACTCTTTCATACCATTTTGATACACTTTCCACCTCATTCTTAATGGCTTTGTCGAATACTGCCCTTTTTCTATAATACGATACTCTAGGTCGAAACCTTAATCTCAAAGCTCCTTCAAGGTCAGCGTAGCTTTTGTCTTTTGGTAATGAAGGGTGGAACATGCTTTTTAGAGTTTTATACGACTTTTCGTCGATTAACATTAATAAAGTAGACACTTGTTTCGTCGCTGCCACATCGTTGGCTTTGAAATATTGCTCTATTCGTTCCAGAAAACAATCAACATCGTCACCTTCTGAGTACGGTTTTATTTGACCCAAGTTTGACATCCTCGTCGCCAATTTGTTGTGTCCTGAGCCCCTGGCCCAGAGCACCAAGAAAATATAAACAGAAACTGctttaataacttttatttcaataaaaaatcactTTGAAATGCAGGACACGCCATGTGCTTGCTTGCCGAAAAGTCTCTCCCCTAGCTGTCAAAACCCGTGCGTTCCGATACATATCACTTTTATCTTATGGCCACGTATATAACTACGAGTAAGTTATGATAAACTGTAATCAGTAAAGCTATAGAAACAAATACGTTGCCGTAGCAAAATCGAACGCTATTTATCAAAAAGGCGTTTAAAATAATAGCTTGTTATCGCTCCACTGTGTTACTATCATACTATCTAATCTAGAACTGCACAGTAAATAATTCTATCACCAAAACGCTACttcgaataaaataatacttaacaaAACATCTTATTTGTTATGTTCTATTTGAATCAGAAATTGAGTCATTCGTTTGAACTGTATTTACCCCTATTTACTCGGTCAataacaatttatatttatcagtAATGACGGTTGTCTCAATTTTTGAGCATGCAAACATGACTTGTGTACATGATGAAATGCTAACGCTTATTGTCTTTATCATTACAGATAAGAGTGACAGCGACAGTGAGGGTCAGTAAACATAAGGACTGCGTTTTGTCGAATTCTGGTCAAACTACATAATATTGTATCGTACTAGTTTCAATTCTCGGTGTACCCGAACAATAATagtcatattattgtatctgtATAGACTGTCAATTATTGCGTGACGCGCAACAGCCGAGATGTATGTAGATGTTGTATTCGGTTagctttagttttagttttattttttaataaaagaatgTGTATTAACACACTCACTGTTTAATCGTTACAGCCCCaccaaatatattattataatttatgtcACAAACCAGTATGACGCACAATAGTGAAATTGACGCAATGGCATTAGATTTTTGTTTGAAACAGTGAATGTGTTGATGTCCCGAGATTATCGTCAACGAACAAAATGCTCAAGTATTTTTAGGCGAACACTGCCATAATAAGCAGGGCTTTTTGTAAATTGGTTTTAATACAATGCATTACATTCCAACGACATATCAATTGATATTCTTGTATATAATgcgattaaaatattttttgtatattttgtaatcGACTACAAACATAATAAGGAAAGTGTTATACGAgttgatgattttaaaaatcaacTGTTTTTGTATTATAAACTGGACTGTATTTTTCTACcttaataataaatgtgaatgtgTGTGTGAATGTGAGATATACCTATATTGTGAGTGCACTGTACAGAGTGATTTTTATATGAACGTGAgagtagataaataattatgtaatgtATAATATCGTATGGTATGTGTagtgaaacaaataaattattatttttgtagcaAAACATTCTTTATGAGTAATTCGGATACTAAAATACGTAATATCTGTCCATGTTTATGATGGGTTAAGTTAATTTTGTACACAAATAATGTTTAAGATAGTGAATTCTCTTAATCATTTTAGGGCAAGGTAATTGATGTAATATGACATAGAATTGCTAGATCTGATAAAAACTAAATGTTACAGCTAAGATGTTCAATAAATTTGTTCACACAAAGTTGGTTTTCGGAGTAATTAGTATAGCtacttttttatacttttttccacAACCGTTAGAGCTGTAGTTTCGTCATTTAGTCAATTTATTCGTTTTAGCCGTAACATTAAGTAGGttacctaaatttaaaaatactcattGAATCCGTCGAATATCGCATCTTGAGCGGTTGATATTAATCCATCACATTTTATTACCACAATTAGTGATTACGttgcagtaaatattttttacaaaaaatattataatgtaataaattttataagtatttttaaacgaTTGTTTTAATTTCCTCGTAAATAAAACCCCTACGGTTCAGAAAAAAATCGtttcataataaatacaaatgtttttttgctgATAACTAATAcacttatttcattattaatttttcatcGGACCTCTAAACATTCCTAACTCACCATAGAACATTCTCGCAATAAGCTACACAATGAATTTCACTGTCAAGCCATATGATGTCCTTATGattttttctgtgaaaaggttttttttttattcgactggatggcaaacgagccagtgggtctcctgaggtTCAAGATCTAGTTGTGTCGAACCAACTAGATCTTGAACCTCAGGAGACCCAGACACCAGATTTTAAGTTTATCCGACCACTGAAATTGGGTCAAAATTCACCTATAAGATTAATAGAACTAGTAAACAAAGAAACAACTAAACAtaccaagtttaataaaagcatGTAATAGGTACATGACGCATTTTAGTCGgcaatatttacataaataatatgGGATTCATTTTTAGACTTAtcaaaatataggtaggtatcttaATTGAACAGACCAGTAAGATATCGAACTAGAGGTCATCTGAGTAAGTGTCAGTAAACATTTCAAAATAACTGGTATTGTCTTTACCCCCAGTGATAACTGTTGACATTTGACCTGATCACGCCTTGATCCATTGTACCTTTCAGACATACCTAAACTAAACAGACGTCAAAATATTAGATAGCCAATTATGACGTGGTAACAACTCGATTTCCACTGGGTTGCCTATTACTGTTGTTCTGTCCACTAGAACAGAGGTAGGGGGTAAATCGGAGCGGAGTTGTGGACTGCGTCTTGTCCATAGGAACGGAGCGGGGATCCTTTCTTTTCCTCTGTAGGTTACTCTATCTCTCTATAGGTTattttaggtttgttttataacaattttgaaaaataaatgtattcagaaaaaaaagagttacgtcaaacattacattaggtatgactaacaattttcgaccagtcgatatagacccaaacggagctagatagcggagcTTAACGAAAAAGTAATGCGGAGCTTAACGAAaaagtaatgcggagcggagtaGCGGAGCTAGAttgcggagcggagcgagagGGTAATATGGAGCGGAGTTGCGGGATGTTTTTCCATCCGCCGATCTTGCTTGCTTCCCCTTGTTTCTCCGCTCTACTTCCTCGCTACGCGTTCCGGTTTTGTATGCATTTTTAAGCTAGTTATCAACTCCCTGTCCACTGAAGAGGAGCCGAGATTTTATGGAATTCGTTTAGTAGATTTTTATCTCGCTCACCGCTCCGCTGCCTAACTCCGGTCCGGTTGACAGGCAGCTTTACAACTGTTTACGTGACGTCAGTAGATAAGtaggagaccgaggagagttgcaGTTGAGGAGTGTTGTGACATCGTCGATTTTTGAAAACTTATTTACTGCTAGCAAGCTCGAGACTTGATAACTCAATACTCGACTTGATACTCGAAGCTTGATAGCTCGAGACTTAAACtaaaaacgcgcgctattggcgagctcgctagcagttaataagttatGAAAAATTGACGTCACTACTCCGCTCTGtaacaactctcctcggtctcccctatgACAAAAGCGGTATACCTATATCATCTCTACTTATATACGTTCCATTGCAGAGCACAGACttcaaaatgaatgaatgaaaatgaatgaaGAGGGCTCAGGTCatggttcccacgcggcccagtacggattgggaactacacacatACTTACCATTGAATTTTATACAGGTGTgcgtgtaggtttcctcactatgttctccttcacagtaaagctcgttggaaaattcaaattaaattaaataatcctTTATTTTCTTGATCTTATGCTAGCAACAGTCTCAGGGCCTTGTTAGGTATGATCAAAGCAAACGCTTCAAATATTAACTCTGACCCTTCGGACTCTATTTGAAAGGCGGTAAAACCAACCAAGgctttaaaatttcaaattgattattaaaagttattaaaacCATATTTTCGCTTTGGagcaaatttataatttttaaaggaGTGTGAATAGTTGacctaaataaaagtttaaaatagtaaacaagaaaatttattcaaaattttacaCAGCCAATGGTTAAGGCACtgaatacataataaaatataggaaTACTATTATAACGTACCTTATTACATGATAATATTACATACTATTACTTGGAATGCTTATTGTAGAAATCCCTCATATACTTCACTAGAACTTCCACTTCTTCTAATGTGACAGCGTTATATGTAGAAGCACGAATGCCACCAACGTCCCTGAAAAACggaaagaaattttaaaataatataaagagCGAGCGAGCAATATTAACTATTAATATTAACCCTCTGtttaaccatccattgattaaatttatttgacggataaatgtagtgccgtctctgtttgttttgttcgaataaacggagacggcatcacatttatccgtcagttaaaattaatcaatgggagatgaaacagcccctttaaattatatttattattattatacatctTGTTGTCatattttctgttaatttcatgttttttatgtacaataaagagttttacaatacaatacatgttGTCCAAATAATAAATCGTTAAATCTACAAGTGTATGAGATTTAT encodes:
- the LOC141427410 gene encoding uncharacterized protein, which produces MSNLGQIKPYSEGDDVDCFLERIEQYFKANDVAATKQVSTLLMLIDEKSYKTLKSMFHPSLPKDKSYADLEGALRLRFRPRVSYYRKRAVFDKAIKNEVESVSKWYERVREMAAECEFGTDFEQRVKDKFVTGFRSGQIFERLCEEPISKAIADLLDIALNKESALLERPENVYVNKVKAVEKRVAEADVLLCVHCGKPNHSFAKCKYKTYKCKSCGKIGHLALVCKSKPTHTLEVQEEEDESGFNQQTVS